The DNA sequence AAGTGGGATATTCATTTCGTACAATTGTTTTTTACAACGATGAAGGCACCTCATCACAAGTTAAATGGTTTTGTGCAATTTGAAAAGAACATCAAAGGATTATTATACAATAGTAAACCTTTGTTGCCATTATCGAAAGAACGACTATATGAAGGTACGGTTAGAGCCATAGAACAACGTGTCATTGAGGAAAAACAAGAAAAAATAGATGACATTCTTTCAATCATGAAGGAAAAAGGGTATAACCCAGATCAATTATCAGAACGTGAACATATTGTATCAGAGCTTGAAAAGGTAAGAACGAGCGAAAAAGCTATTACTATATCTTTTGAAAAAGAAGTTGAGAAAGTATTAGCTGATGTGACGTTATTTCCATACTCAACGACAGACCTAACAAGACAGTGGTTAGAAAGCATGCAGTCGTCTTTTAAGGTGGGATTGTTATTTGCAAAAAAGAAAACGGAAGAAGAACGAAATCTCCGTTTAACTCGTGTGGTTGAAGAATTGCAACAAAAAGTGAAAACACAACTGTTGTTTCACATTCAAAAATATTTTCAAGAGCTTGATAAGATGAAGCTTTCCAACAAGGATGAAGTGGAACAAGCGATTGCAAACATTGGCTTCAAGGTAACCCCTCAGTTGTTTATTGAGCGGGTGAAAACAGAACATACAAGTCGCGATTATGTTTTTACGTTTACTAAAGAGATTACAGCTACAATTGTTAGAGACATCCGTCAAAGCTGTTTTCACGTAATTACTTTGTATAAAGAGGGACTAAAAGAACACTGGCATGAGGAAGAGACAACACTTCAAAACCAGCTCCTTCGCTTTGTTACAGTGGAGTCCTATGTCGATGACATCGAACAAGTAAAAAGAGAGTACGACGAACTGCGAGAGAAGTTAGCAGCGATTCTTCCAGTAAAGGCAACGGATTTTGAGAGCGAGATAAGTGAAGCAAGCAAAAAAACGTATCCTACCGATGAAAACCTATCTTTTTATCAAGTGGACCTTCCTAGCGACAGTGTCATTGATACGAGTTGGGAAGCGGAAGGCCCACCGAAAAAGCAACCTATTAAGTTATCGGATGAATGGCTGATCCCGTTGGCCTCTTCCCTTGCGAAAAATGGGGATAAAGACTTGCTAGCAAATGAAAGACGACAATTAATCGATCGAATTGAGCGCTATCAAAACCAATCATTTGTGATATCGTTATTTGGAGCATTTAGTGCTGGAAAATCAAGTTTTGCCAATGCATTGTTAGGCGAAGCTGTGCTCCCAGTTTCACCAAATCCGACAACGGCAACTGTAAATACCGTTCAACGTTCAACAGAAGAGCATCCTAATAATACAGCTACAGTGTTTGTGAAATCAGCAGAACAACTTAATGCAGAAATCGTTGCAGTAGCAGAACAACTTGATGAGAAATTGACATTAACTTCGATAGCGTCTTGGAAACCTAGTACTAAGGCAATAGAATCAAGTTGGCAAAAAACATATGCAGAATATTTAGTTACGATTCAAAACACATTAGCTGAGACTTCTTGGGAGTTAGGGTCACAGTTCACCATTTCACTTGATGAACTGAAGCCGGTAATTGCTGAAGAGCGTCAAGCATGCTTAGTCGATTCTGTAGATATTTATTATGACAGCCCATTAACTGAAAAAGGAATTGTATTGGTGGATACTCCAGGAGTGAATTCGATTCACGGTCGCCATACGAATGTAGCTTTCCAACAATTACGACGGTCAGACGCGATTTTTTATGTGACCTATTATAATCATGCTTTCTCAAAAGCTGATGAGTATTTCCTACAACAAATGGCTAAGGTAAATGAGAGCTTTAGCCATGATAAATTGTATTTTGTGATTAATGCAGCTGATTTAGCAAGTACCGAAAGAGAGCTTAACGGCGTTAGAAAACATGTTCATGACCAACTCGTTAGAAATGGAATTGAGTATCCACGACTTTTTCATCTATCTGCGAAAAAAGGCTTGGAAGCGAAAAAAGCGAATCAACAAGAAGACAACTGGTTCTCTCAGTTTGAATATTCGTTTTACCATGATACGATTCATGAATTAAAACAATTAAGCTTACAGATGATTGAGCTTCAAGTAAAACAACTTGTTAATAAAATAGCTGACAGTCTTGAGTTTATGAATGCAAACAAAGAAAAACAAATGAGTCGGAAACTAGAGCTTAAGCAGCAAGTAAATCAGAGAAAATTAGTTGTCGAACAACTTTCTTTTTCAGCAGCGATTCACGATATCACTCAAGAACTAGAGCAACTTCTTA is a window from the Bacillus alkalicellulosilyticus genome containing:
- a CDS encoding dynamin family protein encodes the protein MSIVKEEIEKSIQSLLALTEEEETRFTKLDEKNKSEAFEVAFCGHFSAGKSTILNALLGADILPTSPIPTSANIIAIANGDLALHVKTRAGEEKKWSGEIPWEQVRTWGMDGHDIAQITIFAPLPFLGKHSQILDTPGVDSTDDSHQAVTVEQLYTTDVIVYVMDYNHVQSETNLYFLKQLSQEKKPIYIVINQIDKHDETELSIEEFEQSIKDVFFKWDIHFVQLFFTTMKAPHHKLNGFVQFEKNIKGLLYNSKPLLPLSKERLYEGTVRAIEQRVIEEKQEKIDDILSIMKEKGYNPDQLSEREHIVSELEKVRTSEKAITISFEKEVEKVLADVTLFPYSTTDLTRQWLESMQSSFKVGLLFAKKKTEEERNLRLTRVVEELQQKVKTQLLFHIQKYFQELDKMKLSNKDEVEQAIANIGFKVTPQLFIERVKTEHTSRDYVFTFTKEITATIVRDIRQSCFHVITLYKEGLKEHWHEEETTLQNQLLRFVTVESYVDDIEQVKREYDELREKLAAILPVKATDFESEISEASKKTYPTDENLSFYQVDLPSDSVIDTSWEAEGPPKKQPIKLSDEWLIPLASSLAKNGDKDLLANERRQLIDRIERYQNQSFVISLFGAFSAGKSSFANALLGEAVLPVSPNPTTATVNTVQRSTEEHPNNTATVFVKSAEQLNAEIVAVAEQLDEKLTLTSIASWKPSTKAIESSWQKTYAEYLVTIQNTLAETSWELGSQFTISLDELKPVIAEERQACLVDSVDIYYDSPLTEKGIVLVDTPGVNSIHGRHTNVAFQQLRRSDAIFYVTYYNHAFSKADEYFLQQMAKVNESFSHDKLYFVINAADLASTERELNGVRKHVHDQLVRNGIEYPRLFHLSAKKGLEAKKANQQEDNWFSQFEYSFYHDTIHELKQLSLQMIELQVKQLVNKIADSLEFMNANKEKQMSRKLELKQQVNQRKLVVEQLSFSAAIHDITQELEQLLIYLRERMAYVLNDYYTSAINTATITGTSKKELQKKLADAIKEWKGNGEYFLKQELEANLIRLEEKIRSRSQQWLHEQIVAIQNDIPHVSCEESVTVPTLSLTASIQLLIDHTLYTTYVKSKKDFFENGVIRKLKEDIVADGKSKAGEVIDTVHPSIIEQVSQVSDTLEEQLKERIIIALDKELERFELLLDENEKQVLEEEYSALQEFIK